A window of Drosophila santomea strain STO CAGO 1482 chromosome X, Prin_Dsan_1.1, whole genome shotgun sequence genomic DNA:
TCATTCCGcaagaataataaataaataaataatataaagcGGTGCAAACTGGGGCGAAATGTTTGTGAAAATGTGTCAACAATTGGCGGCCGTAAAATATCAGTGCAATATCAATATGTGTGGGAAATCGGTTTAGCAATTTACCAGATACTTTGCTTTTCGCCCACCGCTCTCTCCCTCActctttgttttcgttttttattgttgagctctgtgtgtgtgtgtatgttgtGAATATAAAACGAAGTTAAGTTGACCACGCAAAAGCTGCATACGAATTTTGAACAAGGAAAAAGCGAAAGGTAAAAGCGATTTTAATGCTTCTTATTTGAAAGCCGCCGTTTCTTCGCGATCTCTTTTTCTGCGGGCTTCGATTTTCAATTGTCTCTTCTCTCTCCAATGCGTCCTAATCAATCCGTGTACATATGCGGGCCGTTTGTCTGTGTTGGTGGGCTGATAATTTTTTAAGACAGCTGTGTGCCAAATAAcagttatattaaaaataaatgaaatatttcatatattacGGCAATATTAATAACATTCAGCTCCCATTTATACGTTTCTAAATACTCCGTTAgtagatatatattttgtaataagTTATTAGCTTAGTAGAGTGTTTTGGCAACTATGTAAACATATGAAGTTAACTTgtttatatgcaaatttaagaaatataaatataattttgcCTAAATTTATAAGACCACTATTGCTTTGAACGCATTTGCAATTATGATCATTTTTGACACACATATATTTCGCTTCTAACTGCTTATCGCTCCCATTTGCCGCTGGACTGTGTGAGCGGGACAGGTGTCACCTGTGGAGCTTCTCCGCTCCATCTCTTTCCGCCGCTCTCCCCTCTCCCCTTCACACGTTTGACAcattttgttgctgttcttaATTGTTTGGCAATTAAGTCAATTATAAACATATTAAGACAGTCGACACACATTCTCCGATTGGATTCGGGTTTCCCTTTGACTTTCGCAGCAGAATCAATAACCAAATAATCGATCAATCCAGGGGAAAAGTTGGAAAGTTGGgataactaaataaataccTCTCAAGATCTCTTAGTTATTATTAggttataaaataaatgaaatacaGCAAACCCGTGAGTTGACAAATAATTGGATTTTTACTTcttaatacaaatatgtacatatgtatgtatccgATTCGTAAACAATATGATtattaaaaaggaaaagcagcttaataattttataatatatctATATTAAATAACAAGAGCTGTAATCTTCTCCCATTTCTTCAGAAATACCATAGCTTACctattttaattgctttttctTGCCTAAAAATGGAACTCATGTAAGTCTGCGTTTGTATTTGTCAAAACAATATGGTAAATGACCATAAATCTTTAACCCTTCAATAGGTGCACCTAAAGATTCTACCTATACACAGTgacagatatatgtatatacacagTTACAGATGAACGGAATGGCTCCACGCTTAGTATTCCCCTCGTGATAGTCCAGGTAATCAGTAGTCAAGTGTCTGGGATTTCCTCTACCCTCTAACGATCGTTTGGTGGGTTCTTCTCTGTCTACCTGGCTTCTCTTTTCGCCGTGTGTAAATCAAATCACAAATCGATGGCAACTTACATACGACAAAAAATGCTGTCAAACAACTTGGAAACCGCGTCGCAAGTCGCGAGATCGCTTAACCCCACACTGCCCCCCGTGATTCTCCGATTCTTCGCGCTGCCTGGTCTTATATAATTGGGGCCATGGAAGCGTTAACTCGAGTGTGGAACTATCTGTGCCCATTTCCTCCagttttttttccattttttttttaaatatttatactttttgcACCATGAATACGATCCCGGGGAATGAGGGACAAACAGTTAACTCAGCTTATTTTTACTGTCGCAGCGCTTATCGCGcttataaacataaacaaaaacaaagctCAAACGCAGTTCGTGAATCAGAGAATACGTATAGAGATACACGGTGAAAATATCATTCTATATATCTGTTCTTTATCTTCAGCAACAATTGCCACTTCGATTATAACAATATTTTCGGAACAAACTAAGAAGACTCTGAAAATAGTAGAACAGAATCCCAACTAAATGACCAATGTTCAGTTATTTTGCTCAGTGCACTATCACAAAGCCATTGCACTTGGTCCATGGAAACTGCTGTAATTAGCAAAATAACAATGcaacaaaagaagaaaagcATAAAAACGTAAAGGGAGAACGCAAGTGATTCATGCGAATAAATGACTATCCAATTGCAAATGCGCATGAATTCATTACTTTATTTGCATGCAAGCCTTTATATGTTTAAATGTGTATTAAATTCACCCGTTTTCATATTCCAAATATAcgttgtatatatttaaaaatatttcctttttttgtttggccaaataATATCGCAACGGAAGTAAGCCCTATTAGATCGTATAATTGCGCCAAATAATGGAGCAACGTGCGGCAGCGAAATGTgatatatcaatatatatatcaaaGTTGGCTTTAAAATGGATTTATGGCTATTTTCCAAACGAAAATATCCATTAAAGAAAATAGTATCGGGACTTTTAGTTTCTCATTCAATAGTGCATATCGATATTGCTCATTGCTGCCATTGATGAATCAAGAGTTTCGATTTGCCTATCAGCTTTAGCATATAAATCCGAGGACTTCCAGACGTCCATCTATCGCCGGTCATTCATGATGTAAACTGGCACTCAGtgctacatacatacaaccATATATAATTATCACTCTTGGGTGGCTTGTCATTCTTATCGCTCTTTTTTCCCAACCACTATAAATACGAACGATATCTGGACAAAACGTGTATATAGAGTGTGTTTTATACTATACGAGCTATATGCACTGGGTACAATTCGCGAGTATCTCACCACACGAAAGTATGACACATTTCGGTCATATTTATGGGGACAATAATTGGAAAACAAATAGCTAAACACCAATAGTTAGAGCACTTTCTAGTTCGTTAGGAGAAGAGTGTTAGGATCTCTATTGCAAAGacataaaacaaaactcaGTTTAAAAGGAGTTCTAATTTCATGTACAAATAATCCTTTTATACAAAATCAGAGTGCATTAATGCTATGAAACGCACTGTACTTAGTCCACATGGTCACAGAATTGGGCAATTGAATGTGGATTCGTATTCGTGATTGTGTGCGGCAAAACAATTGATTCACTTGGTCAGCACTCGCTCACTATACGAGTCGAGTATATCCATTTATTGCCCGTCGTGTGAGAGCGTAAAATTCGATATTCGATTAATCATCGAGGAGAAGACACGAATGGCGGCGTAGTAGTAGTTCTAGCTGATATTCCCGGAAAACATATAGGGTCCGTTCTAATGTGAGTCATGCCATCCATCAAGTTCATTCATTCAACTTATCCGGCGcaatatgcaaaacaaaaaaataaacaagagaagtgAGGAGAAGTGCGCCGGCGACAATAAGCGCAACAATGAGTTCGTTTAAACTTTAAACGCTTATAAACAAAACCATCGAGGCTAAGGGATGTGGACTATTGGTGGAGTGGAGGAGTGGAGGAGAACTCCCATTTGAAGTGGGGCGACCACTTAAGCGACAACGACAGCAATTCCCGGGATCCCCAGATGGTCCACTCTGTGCAATCCCATGCCAAACTATACGATCTGATCCGCTCCGATCTGATAGGGTCTGCTCTGGTCTGGTCCACTTTGGGCGCTGTCGAGAGTTGAAAAGTTCAGGGAACTGCAATGGAAGTGCAGCGAAACAATGGGTGGGCACCAGAAATTAGGATCATCAATGGAGCAAAGTAATGGAGTAAACAACGCTCAAATGCCAGATGCCGCACTTGTAAAAGTTACATTGCATAGGAGTACGTAGTTGGAAATGTGAACTATCTGCATCGAATTGCAATAGCTAACGTGTTATTCATATCACATATTAAACTATTATCTCCAAAAGGCacatttattatgtattatatattattttaaagcaaAAACTTGAGACACTATTGCATACCACTTACCTTAGCATTCAGCTTAACTTAAAATAACTTCTTAATGGGCATTTGGGCTACCGAAATGCTGCACACTTTGctgttattaaatttaaaacaccCTTatcgtttgtttattttttatcacaCTTTCTAAACTCGCCGTCGAAAATGTGCTGATAATTGCACTTGGGCAGTTTGAATGCTGTTTATTCAAATCTCTGTTTCAATCCAACTGAATAAATAATCGACTGAAAAGCGCTGACTTTGAAAGCGGAAAGTGAAAGCGCATTTGTGAGGGGGGGAAAAATTAATGATCGAATGATCGAAGAGGCGAATATTGTTGGTCGCTCGTAGGGAAATGCAAACACGTGTCTTTAATTTTCGCACTCTctgcatatttttatttgcctcgCTGGCACTTATGTACATAATTATGTGGCCACTTGGAAATTGGGAATACTTGGGCACAATCTAAGCGTAAATtataaatctaaataaattatgagcTAATTGCACGTCTAATTGTCTAATTGGAGTAGTCCAGTCGCCTTCTGGCCAGAGCCAATCGGATGAGTCGCCGCTGCTCCAGTtcctgcagttgctgctgcacgaGCAGGCGATGCAGTAGCTCCACTTTGGCGTACTCCTGGGCCTTCCGTTGCACccgcttctgctgctcctccacAAAGGCGTCCATGGTTTTTGCGATGGCACAGGGTTCCTTGAGTTCCGtttgctcctgctccttcttcttctGTGTGGTGTGATTCCAGCACTTGGTCTGGATGAACTGCAGCAGTAGGTGGATCAGATGGCTCCAGAAAATCAATGAGGATTGATAGAATTCGGAGATAGAACTCGTGGACATGTCGATTGCTCAGTTAACTGGTGAGAAGTGTGAGGTTTCAAGCAGTAGTCGACATTTATATAGTACAATAGGTTACCTGGGCGGTAAGTCGGGCAGGTAACTGCTGAAATTCCAAGGGCTTACCTGTAAGAATATATCTTCTACGGGTTAAATCCGCTAACAGGGCTTAAATCCCTAGGGTATCCTAATCAGGTAACTTTGGTGGTCAATAAGTGACAAGGAGGCTGTTGGGATAACCCGGTTACCTACGGTCCTTATAAGAGCGGATTCACTCGTGTTACCTAGATAATTTGCTATCTAGAtctagtttttattttctctttgCCCATACCAACTTTggtattatatatatattttgtaataagcTGTATTAACCCAATTTTCCATCTGTATTTTGCAGGCTCCACCATGGAGCAGGAGCGTCCTGTGCCCGCTCCCCGCCGCCTCTATCCGGAGCTGCGTCCCGCCAACTACGAGAATATAGAGATCAGGACACCCAATACAACTAACAACAATATCAACCACAATAACATTAAGAAGCTTAACATCAATGCGGAGAATCTGCACGGCAATTGTGCGGAGAAGAAGCTGCCATCGAGTGGACAAAACAAGTTGATCCTGCAGGAGAATAACGCCGATAGTCAGCAGCCGATCTACGGGCCGGATGCCAATGAGAATGTTCAGGAGCCGGTGTATGCGACACCAAGGCCAGCTCCACGCCAGCGATTGCCACCAGCGGAGGATCCCGAACCGGAACCCGAAGATGAGGTGCCACTAAGGATTCTGCGAGCGGCGCCACAAATACCGCCCAAGCCACTCAACTTCCTGCCCGACCAGCGAGCCTCGATCTGCAGCGAGTTCTCCACCACCAGTGTCCAGACGCCGGGCAAAGCTGACGAGGATCGGGAAGGATCGCGGTACGCGTCCAACGCCTCACTGGACTGCAGCGAGAGCTCCCACAGCGGCAAGTTCAAGTCGCAGTCACCCGGGTACGTAGACGCCGTCGATTCATCCATTCTGCAGTCGGATCATCCGGATCCAAACGGAAACCATCCACAGGCAGAGTCCTCCTCCGCAGAACAGTCCTCCGGCAGCCAAGATGGCGACGATGGCGACGACAAGTAAACCATTGACCATCATTTCTACCCCTTTGTCTTGCACTTTCCTTAGTTTTTCGATGGGCTCCCCTTTCTTTTGCTCTAAAATGGATGCTAACAATGCACAATATATACGCGGATTTTTGGgtgtatttttgtttaattttgtagtttgcacaaaatgtttttaaaatcttATGCACAgacacttttgatttttgaaaattaatcTTCTCAGTTATGATCTTTGATGTGtacttttatgtttttttctctACAATGTTTAGTAGTTTAACtttgataaatgttttcttAATTTGCGGTTGTGGTTACAATAAGTTTTTATACACCAATAGAGAAACATATTATTGCATTTCAGTAAACATTTGAAGCCTAAACAAACAGCGTAAAATAATCACATTCTTCCTTCGACATTGCTGTACAAATTTGCTAAGTTTGTTATCTAGTTTATTGAGccattaattttgttttctaaATAATCTCTTATCGAGAGTTTACCGCAGTTGGCGGGGTTTTTTCTGTGAGTATTTGGAATTtagataaataattttaaaccGCGACACTTCCAGCATGAATCGCTTAGTTTGATAGCTTCCTGCTAAAGGGACAGCTGTTTCACTTATCATTTACATATCACATTGGGCCAAAAATATATCCCTAGCTTGATAGCATCCCTTCTGATTTATGTACTTTCCTGCGGAACTCCATGCCCACCTATTTCGGGCTATGTCTCCACGAGATCACTTCCGCCTTCACTTCCCTCTGCATCCGTAAATGAAAATAGAACCATCAAGGGATTCGTGCCTATAATTAGCCTGGCGTCTGTTCAAGATCAATGACAAGCGGGATCGTTTAAAAATAGTAGAGCGGAAAGTCTTAAGATCGTTTTTCACACCGAAATCTGAGTTTTGTGTGGTTGACAATGGTTTTCAAGATCAATCGGTTGGGAACCGTGAAGAGGAAAGGCAATGTCGGGCACTGTCTAAATTGTATAAGAAGCTGCATAAGGTATTATAAGATACTTTATAAAAAAGTGAGGCATATCGTTAAATTAAcaggttttggtttttcttctttcgaaatagtttaaattttattattgtattgTAAAAATCCTTAAAGAACTTTATTTCGGTGTTCTTCGAATGAAGTGCGGTGTTTCGGTTTGGGTTTACCTTGGTGTTCTGGATGCCCACATTCAATCTTTGGAATGATCCCCGCCTGAACACGAAGTTTTTTGTGGTCTAACAAATTTAGCTTGATGTTTTTTGGATCTTAACTACTAAACTAACTAAAGGGAATGGAATAGTCTTTAGTACCAAAATATCGAAATATCTAATAGATTGTGTTCCTTGAACTCCCCGCAGTAACCTGCTCCGATCGCTGGGCACCACATCCAAGCTGCTGGGAGAAGCCATCGGCGAGCGGATCACGGTCAAGGCCAAGGGAGCCAAGAAGCGACTGGACAGGAACCTGAAGAGCTCCACGGAGGCAATCAGCACCCTCGGAGCGGATGCTAGCCGGAGTTTGAAGCACGCCGGCAAGAGGTTCGGCTCCAATTTCAGTCTTGGCAGGAATAAGGACAAGGCGGAAGTAGGCGAAAGGCCAGGAGGATCGGGTGAAATGGATCTGGACAGGCGGCAAACAATGCCCAATACGGAGGTCTTTAGCACGATACAGTTCTCCAGTCCATTGAACCGAAACGGCGGTCTCTCCGACCTGCGTGAAAACGAGGCGAAACTGCAACAGAAGGAGTATCTGCGTACGGATCCGGAAAAGGAGGACGACGGCTGCTACGAGGTGCCCAAAACGCAAGGCAAACCGCCCAGCTACGACGAGGCACTGCGGTCACGTCCCTCGCCCAGTGCCTCGCCCATGTCCAGGAATCTCGCACAGGAGGCTGCCCAGTTGGTGCAGTTGCGCAACCAGCGGCAGCTGAGCAGCAGCTCCTCAAATAGCGACGAGTCGCCACGACTGCCCATGCCTGCCTTTCCGCCACCCCGCCTCTCCCAGCAACCGGAGCAGTTCCGCCTGGATGCACTGCAGCCGCCGGTGCGCCAGAAGCGTCGTAAGAACTACGAACACATCGAACTGCGACGTCCGCCCGTCGACTCCGCCCAACTGGAGGAACTCAATCGGGCGGCAGCGGCCGCAGAGCGCGAGGAATCCCTGCTGATCTCCGCCAAGAATGCCGAGGCGGAGACCAAGACACCGAAACCGGAACGCAGCGATTCGTGGGAGTTCTACGGCGAAGACGAAAACgagggggaggaggaggatgaggaacAGGAGGCAAGCTCCTCGCCCGAACCGGTGTACGCCAATCAGGAGGCAACCTATGGCAAGCTTTTTGAAATGGCCACCGCAGGGAGCAGTCGCAGCAATGTGCTGACCCCCAACCAGGtggcggagcagcagcagctggcctGCATCACCGAGGATTCGGAGCTGGATGCCGCCGAAGGAGCTGTGGGCGGGGTTCCCCTGCCGCAGGCCCTCATCGAAGAGTTCGACCCGCTCAGCAGCAAGAGTTCGACCCTCGCCAGGTCCAACAAAAGCAatgagttgctgctgctggagcatCTGCTCGAGGAGGACACCTACGGCACGGTTAAGGCGGAGCAGGACGATGTGAGCATGTGCACCTCCGAGGAAGAGCCCACGACGAGTGCCGCCACATCACCGAAGCCCCAGCTGCCGCAGATAGTGCACCAGAATGCCCGTCTGCTGAGTGATAGCATGGAGAACATGCTGGACTCGGATCAGGAGCGGGTCAGAGACGAGGAGCGTGCAAAGCCCTATCTCAGCCGAATGCCGCAGTCGGCAAATAAGGCAAGTGGGCCAGTGGACTTGGCCAGTGCCTCAAGGAACCGCACCAACTGGTTTGTGCCGGACAAGGCATCAGGTTGCGATGTAACACCCATCGCTTCCAAAACTACGCCGCCCATCGAGGGCGACAGCCCACCCACCTACTTGGAAGCCATTGGAGGTAGCAAGGATGCCGCCGGCAGTCAGGAGAATCGCTCCACCATCGGCTCCCGCTTTCGACAAACCATCAATGCCATCTCCAATGTGAAACTGAAAATGGACGCCATGAAACGAAAGGCCAGCTTCAGGGGAGCAAATCAGCGGCAGTCCGACGTACGGGTGGCCCTGCAAATGGTGCCCAGACCGAGCTTATCGCCATTGCTAATCCGCTACGAGGGTCCGCTGGTGCGCTTTCCATCCGGTGTCGTGGAGGATATACTCAAGGAGATGCAGAATCGCAAGGCCATACTCAGGGAACGCCAGTTCCAGACGTTTCTCGACCAGGAGATGAAGACGCCCAGAGAGATGATACCCCTGGACACGATCACCACGCTGCAATGCGTGAGCAACAGTCGCGTCACGGACACGGCCACCCATTTCTACTGCTTCGAGATAACCACTTCGCAGCCGAAGAACGGAAATGGAGCGGGAGATACCATGTCCTCCAATCCCAATCTTCTTATGACCAGCAACTCGTCGGGGAATGTAAAGCAACAGCGTGTCTCGCATCTGTATGGCGTTGGCAAGGAGTCGGAACGCGGCGTCTGGATGCAAAAGATTCTCGAGAGCTTGACCAACAGCCTGCCGGTGAAGTACACTTGCCACTACTATCGTGCTGGATGGTGTTATCTGAAGGTGAGTACTTTTATTAGCTGGATTCCTGGGATTCTTATGCCATTTATTTGCAGAACTCTATCACCTCTGAGTGGAGCGGCACCTGGTTGGTGCTTCGCAAGAGCCAGCGACGCTTGATCTTTGTAAGCGAGGCCAACGGCAATGTGGAGAAGATGGATCTGCGCAAAGCCCGCTGCATAGGTGAGCTGATCCTTGAACTGATCCCCGTAAAATCCCATTAaatcaatatattttcaaacagTTCTGAAGGAGAGCGACGAGTCCATTGACAATCTGCACGTGGAAAGCGGTCCCATGCTGATGATTGACTGCCCGCCGTATGCTGTCTACATGATCATGAGTTCAGCCCGCGAGACTAAGATCTGGAGGCACATCATCCGTGAGGTGGCCCACAACAATGGCTTTTCGCTGGGCGATCAACAGCTTACGCGGTACGATGTGCCCGTCATTGTGGACAAGTGCATCAACTTTGTGTACATCCACGGTTCCATGTCAGAGGGTATATACCGCAAGTCCGGATCAGAGAACTCCATGCACAAGCTTATGAGCGCCTTCCGTGCGGACGCCTTCAATGTGGAGATCACCCGAAATGAATACAATGAGCACGATGTGGCCAATGTCCTCAAGCGCTTTATGCGCGATCTACCCGAACGATTGCTCGGCAAGCTGACGGACAGCTTTGTCTTCGTCACGGAGCTGGCGGTGGCCACCGAAAAGATTCCCATCTATCGGGAGCTACTTGGCCGACTATCCGCCATCGAGCGCGAGACACTGCGCCGCATTGTGGGTCATCTGGTCTTCATCAGTTCGCAGCAGTCCAAGAACAAGATGAGTGTTCAAAATCTAACCATGATCTGGGGTCCCAcgctgctggccaagaaggTAAGCACTAGGAGCACTAGCAttgtcaatttaaattaattttttttttatattttaatccACAGAGCGACGAGCTAATCTACTCGCAAAAGGAGGCGGATGTGCTCAGCGATCTAGTAGTGCTCTACAAAAATCTTTTCCCCTGCAGTGCCGATGAAATTGTGAGttaactgaaaataaatatacatttaaaatatgatTTGAGATCATACTTATTGTAGAAACGGGAGCAGGCCATGCTGGCATGTCTGCAAAAGTATTATGCGGCCGCCGAAACGCTTAAGGATGCGGTGAAGCAGTCCGGGGACATCAAGATCTGGATCAGCCTTAATCCCAATCCTGAAAACAAAACTGAGGTGCGATATTTTGAAAACGTATTAacagtaaaatattttattattaccAACACTTTGTGACTTATGAGCAGGAGAAGACGCAAGTGAACGCCACCATATCGCCCACAAAGACCGCCTACGAGCTGTGTCGCGAATACTCCGCCAAGATGCAGCTGCCCACCCACCAGTTGACCCTGTACGAGGTGATCCTGAACGACAGCTTAGAGCGTCCGCTTCACCATGATACCAAGGTGTTCGATGTGATTCTGAATTGGTCCTATTGGCCGGAGGAGGATCGCAAGCACAACTACCTGGTGGTTCGTCCAGTTGAGATGCTGTGCGAGATCCAAAGAGCGGTGAAAAATCTGGCCACCGTAACGCCCGGCAAGGAGCTGCGATTTGCGGACTCCAGAACGAAAACCTTTAAAACGCTTCAGTGCGAACTGCGGGATGGAAAGATTGTGGTGTCCAAGAAGGACAAGAACGACAAAACGACCATTGTGCGGGAGATCTTTCTGCAGAGCAGCACGGCGTACCTGGGATGCGAGCGCAAGCGCGACTTTCCCTGGAGTTGGGCTATCACCTTTGTGGAGCGTACGCAGGCGCAGATCATGAGGTGGGTCATCATCATCTGCGACTGCAATGAAATAGTTTAATATCATCCATCCTATTTAACAGATCGCGCGATGCACCATTCATTGGTCATGTCCTGGCGGGCAGCGAGTGGGTGGACCGAACCATTTGGTACTCCAGCATCTGGTACTGCTTGTACAGGGACAACATCTTGCCGCCGGCGGAGATCATCATCAAGTAAAAGTGCCCTCTCCCAGCTGCCAAACATAGATTTTAACGTCGTCTTGTGCATTTTTATGTAGATATTCTGAATTTATTCGCAAAACTTAGGCATATATACGATTAGCGATATTTTTTACGAAGTATTTCGACAATTTTCCAATATTTCGAATTAgccaacgaaaaaaaaatattttttttcacttttttttgtaaataacGGCACTCAAATACCAAATTGTACATAAGCTTAAGGAATATCAATCGTATAACTAAGAATACGCCCTTTGTCTTCAACATAGCTCGTTATCCGACATATCTAGCCAATATCCACATATGGAGGTACGGCGAACTATTAGTTAGGCACAGCCAAACAGAGCATCAAATTTTAGATTAGTTAAAGGTTTCAAAAAATACCTTATGTCGTTTTTATACTTACATCTATGTTTTCAATTGGTTTTGCATTTATGCAATATTTGCTTACatttaaaaccatttaactaataaaaataaattcatttgctAATGATTATTTTGATATAATAAAACTATCAAGTtgagttaatttatttgaaagtACTCACTGTCATAACTGAAAGTAAAGGTCTCATGTGAACGAtgattcccattcccattcccaccCATTAAAAACGCAAGGACACTTGAATATCACtaaaattttgcatttatttctgttgtttcttgttttttttttctgcttcaTTATCCATTTTCTTAAGATTTATGTTTTTCAAGAACATTAGTTTTCTTTTCGGTTGAATTTAACATACATagtcaattttgttttttgttgtacaatacataaaaagaaatatgcGTGTGATGTAtctatagtatatatatatatatacgcttgttattatgtaaatatatagtCATACAGGGTGTTAAGTATATTGATCAAGTAAACATGGTTCGACTAATTTTATTGTGTTCCTTGGATTAGAGAGAGATGGGTGTCAAGGCAGGGCGCTGAAAGAGAGGGCGACTGTAGGTGTA
This region includes:
- the LOC120456474 gene encoding uncharacterized protein LOC120456474 isoform X1, which produces MEQERPVPAPRRLYPELRPANYENIEIRTPNTTNNNINHNNIKKLNINAENLHGNCAEKKLPSSGQNKLILQENNADSQQPIYGPDANENVQEPVYATPRPAPRQRLPPAEDPEPEPEDEVPLRILRAAPQIPPKPLNFLPDQRASICSEFSTTSVQTPGKADEDREGSRYASNASLDCSESSHSGKFKSQSPGYVDAVDSSILQSDHPDPNGNHPQAESSSAEQSSGSQDGDDGDDNNLLRSLGTTSKLLGEAIGERITVKAKGAKKRLDRNLKSSTEAISTLGADASRSLKHAGKRFGSNFSLGRNKDKAEVGERPGGSGEMDLDRRQTMPNTEVFSTIQFSSPLNRNGGLSDLRENEAKLQQKEYLRTDPEKEDDGCYEVPKTQGKPPSYDEALRSRPSPSASPMSRNLAQEAAQLVQLRNQRQLSSSSSNSDESPRLPMPAFPPPRLSQQPEQFRLDALQPPVRQKRRKNYEHIELRRPPVDSAQLEELNRAAAAAEREESLLISAKNAEAETKTPKPERSDSWEFYGEDENEGEEEDEEQEASSSPEPVYANQEATYGKLFEMATAGSSRSNVLTPNQVAEQQQLACITEDSELDAAEGAVGGVPLPQALIEEFDPLSSKSSTLARSNKSNELLLLEHLLEEDTYGTVKAEQDDVSMCTSEEEPTTSAATSPKPQLPQIVHQNARLLSDSMENMLDSDQERVRDEERAKPYLSRMPQSANKASGPVDLASASRNRTNWFVPDKASGCDVTPIASKTTPPIEGDSPPTYLEAIGGSKDAAGSQENRSTIGSRFRQTINAISNVKLKMDAMKRKASFRGANQRQSDVRVALQMVPRPSLSPLLIRYEGPLVRFPSGVVEDILKEMQNRKAILRERQFQTFLDQEMKTPREMIPLDTITTLQCVSNSRVTDTATHFYCFEITTSQPKNGNGAGDTMSSNPNLLMTSNSSGNVKQQRVSHLYGVGKESERGVWMQKILESLTNSLPVKYTCHYYRAGWCYLKNSITSEWSGTWLVLRKSQRRLIFVSEANGNVEKMDLRKARCIVLKESDESIDNLHVESGPMLMIDCPPYAVYMIMSSARETKIWRHIIREVAHNNGFSLGDQQLTRYDVPVIVDKCINFVYIHGSMSEGIYRKSGSENSMHKLMSAFRADAFNVEITRNEYNEHDVANVLKRFMRDLPERLLGKLTDSFVFVTELAVATEKIPIYRELLGRLSAIERETLRRIVGHLVFISSQQSKNKMSVQNLTMIWGPTLLAKKSDELIYSQKEADVLSDLVVLYKNLFPCSADEIKREQAMLACLQKYYAAAETLKDAVKQSGDIKIWISLNPNPENKTEEKTQVNATISPTKTAYELCREYSAKMQLPTHQLTLYEVILNDSLERPLHHDTKVFDVILNWSYWPEEDRKHNYLVVRPVEMLCEIQRAVKNLATVTPGKELRFADSRTKTFKTLQCELRDGKIVVSKKDKNDKTTIVREIFLQSSTAYLGCERKRDFPWSWAITFVERTQAQIMRSRDAPFIGHVLAGSEWVDRTIWYSSIWYCLYRDNILPPAEIIIK
- the LOC120456474 gene encoding uncharacterized protein LOC120456474 isoform X2, yielding MEQERPVPAPRRLYPELRPANYENIEIRTPNTTNNNINHNNIKKLNINAENLHGNCAEKKLPSSGQNKLILQENNADSQQPIYGPDANENVQEPVYATPRPAPRQRLPPAEDPEPEPEDEVPLRILRAAPQIPPKPLNFLPDQRASICSEFSTTSVQTPGKADEDREGSRYASNASLDCSESSHSGKFKSQSPGNLLRSLGTTSKLLGEAIGERITVKAKGAKKRLDRNLKSSTEAISTLGADASRSLKHAGKRFGSNFSLGRNKDKAEVGERPGGSGEMDLDRRQTMPNTEVFSTIQFSSPLNRNGGLSDLRENEAKLQQKEYLRTDPEKEDDGCYEVPKTQGKPPSYDEALRSRPSPSASPMSRNLAQEAAQLVQLRNQRQLSSSSSNSDESPRLPMPAFPPPRLSQQPEQFRLDALQPPVRQKRRKNYEHIELRRPPVDSAQLEELNRAAAAAEREESLLISAKNAEAETKTPKPERSDSWEFYGEDENEGEEEDEEQEASSSPEPVYANQEATYGKLFEMATAGSSRSNVLTPNQVAEQQQLACITEDSELDAAEGAVGGVPLPQALIEEFDPLSSKSSTLARSNKSNELLLLEHLLEEDTYGTVKAEQDDVSMCTSEEEPTTSAATSPKPQLPQIVHQNARLLSDSMENMLDSDQERVRDEERAKPYLSRMPQSANKASGPVDLASASRNRTNWFVPDKASGCDVTPIASKTTPPIEGDSPPTYLEAIGGSKDAAGSQENRSTIGSRFRQTINAISNVKLKMDAMKRKASFRGANQRQSDVRVALQMVPRPSLSPLLIRYEGPLVRFPSGVVEDILKEMQNRKAILRERQFQTFLDQEMKTPREMIPLDTITTLQCVSNSRVTDTATHFYCFEITTSQPKNGNGAGDTMSSNPNLLMTSNSSGNVKQQRVSHLYGVGKESERGVWMQKILESLTNSLPVKYTCHYYRAGWCYLKNSITSEWSGTWLVLRKSQRRLIFVSEANGNVEKMDLRKARCIVLKESDESIDNLHVESGPMLMIDCPPYAVYMIMSSARETKIWRHIIREVAHNNGFSLGDQQLTRYDVPVIVDKCINFVYIHGSMSEGIYRKSGSENSMHKLMSAFRADAFNVEITRNEYNEHDVANVLKRFMRDLPERLLGKLTDSFVFVTELAVATEKIPIYRELLGRLSAIERETLRRIVGHLVFISSQQSKNKMSVQNLTMIWGPTLLAKKSDELIYSQKEADVLSDLVVLYKNLFPCSADEIKREQAMLACLQKYYAAAETLKDAVKQSGDIKIWISLNPNPENKTEEKTQVNATISPTKTAYELCREYSAKMQLPTHQLTLYEVILNDSLERPLHHDTKVFDVILNWSYWPEEDRKHNYLVVRPVEMLCEIQRAVKNLATVTPGKELRFADSRTKTFKTLQCELRDGKIVVSKKDKNDKTTIVREIFLQSSTAYLGCERKRDFPWSWAITFVERTQAQIMRSRDAPFIGHVLAGSEWVDRTIWYSSIWYCLYRDNILPPAEIIIK